From the Montipora capricornis isolate CH-2021 chromosome 2, ASM3666992v2, whole genome shotgun sequence genome, one window contains:
- the LOC138020387 gene encoding uncharacterized protein produces the protein MNMATGPEYTDEQLNYFRICFITTDVITEGLRTIFKQEWDNRYKATALGEWKDEPRNGLDFKKQESLRNQRKNAGLLATMVNGNRAEWDCTMLFYAVLYSDCIGGGLNKVVRSNVDHLRHFRNQDFAHLPQGHVKESEFQTAVAKVEVAFQALGLSDLKIKETRNQVSFPTSELVKVLQEVNDLKKELKEKEQELEEKDETLKETEQHRKVLEEQLQTEPPAAFCILPPKPSHEVAKRDHELAQISQQLKQLKETNENRLTSLYISGNPGSGKSQLASLAAKKFFDETKEIAGENTFVMTLSAQSLDSLLESYVCFARRLNCSEYAVTNIVKDKNLKTEGKIANIKSLIGTKVELYSSWLLVVDNVVSLSEMNPHLPDTGDTYWYKGQLLITSQDTAAIPSENSFINHISVSKGMILSDAISLLASLSGIADGETEKEVARALDYQPLALASAAIFVKQVREASSNFGWKSYLEKVNEGKRANTEAVLTMTNQAYPISMTTAISFAVDNAMSSDKVLYHAFSFISLCGQQPLNLDLVIKYILNVESENDRSGLDEFADEDIIGLRIRKSSLLLLEEDESGVHVQVHQIVRNAIQTRIKKFSEAQYFQIIHWGITSFNQFIDKKNLDDVDSISNSFQLVPHLKCLITEIEGVFSVDDLSEVMKNTNLSVKDYPNHFVRFSTICAHHGDFGRAKSICNLALKLIQHGSLFGAEHSAAVYSKIGDIHYERGEFQEAKRYHEISLKIRPQDNDSDVENWYNDMARVLHSLGDLEKAEKYNELALDIRLDKLGPQHIDVATSCNNIGAVISDQGNLELAKEYYECALAIQLQNQETHQIDLAITYNNLASVLHKQGHLKQAKEYCECALAIGFQKLGSQHYGIAIGYDTLAGILREQGDLEQAKEYFKDALAIRQKMLGSKHIAVAYSYNNIGSVLRDQGNLEQAKEYHEHALAILLQKLGTEHVDVAINYNNIGILLFEQGDLEQAKEYLEEALAIRLKVLGSQDLHVADSYYNLAVVLRDQGELEQAKKYFDLALAIYLIRLGPQHSSVTTVQRHFFFCFFFCLFVCFFPN, from the coding sequence ATGAATATGGCCACTGGACCGGAATACACTGACGAGCAACTGAATTACTTCAGGATCTGCTTTATCACTACTGATGTGATAACTGAGGGCCTGCGAACAATCTTCAAGCAAGAATGGGACAACCGCTACAAGGCCACCGCTTTGGGAGAATGGAAAGATGAGCCCCGAAATGGACTGGACTTCAAAAAACAAGAGTCGCtgagaaaccaaagaaaaaacgcGGGTCTTTTGGCAACCATGGTGAACGGAAATAGAGCAGAATGGGATTGCACCATGCTCTTTTACGCTGTACTGTACTCGGACTGTATTGGAGGAGGCCTAAACAAAGTTGTCCGATCAAATGTGGATCATTTGAGACATTTTCGTAATCAAGACTTTGCTCATTTGCCACAAGGCCATGTCAAGGAGTCAGAGTTTCAAACTGCTGTAGCTAAAGTTGAAGTTGCCTTTCAAGCACTTGGCCTCTCCGATCTGAAGATTAAAGAAACCAGAAATCAAGTGAGTTTTCCGACCAGCGAGTTAGTAAAGGTCTTGCAAGAGGTTAACGACctaaaaaaagaactgaaagaaaaagaacaggAACTTGAAGAAAAAGATGAAACCCTTAAGGAAACAGAACAGCATCGAAAGGTCCTTGAAGAGCAGTTACAAACTGAACCTCCTGCGGCATTTTGCATTCTCCCACCCAAGCCATCGCACGAGGTTGCCAAACGTGATCATGAGTTGGCTCAAATATCTCAACAGCTAAAGCAATTAAAAGAAACCAACGAGAACCGATTAACTTCCCTTTACATCTCAGGAAACCCTGGAAGCGGCAAATCTCAGTTAGCCAGTCTTGCCGCAAAGAAATTctttgatgaaacaaaagaaatcgcgGGCGAGAATACATTCGTGATGACTCTAAGTGCGCAAAGTCTTGATTCACTGTTAGAATCCTACGTCTGTTTCGCTCGTCGTCTAAATTGTTCAGAATATGCAGTAACAAATATTGTAAAAGACAAAAATCTGAAGACGGAGGGAAAGATCGCCAACATAAAGTCATTAATTGGTACCAAAGTTGAGCTTTACTCATCATGGCTGTTGGTGGTGGACAATGTTGTCAGCTTAAGTGAAATGAATCCTCATTTGCCAGATACCGGAGACACGTACTGGTATAAAGGTCAGCTGCTGATCACATCGCAAGACACCGCTGCTATTCCTTCAGAAAACTCTTTCATCAATCACATCTCTGTGAGCAAGGGCATGATTCTATCCGACGCCATTTCCTTATTAGCCTCCCTCTCCGGCATCGCTGACGGTGAGACTGAAAAAGAAGTTGCTCGAGCGTTAGATTACCAACCCCTTGCCTTAGCAAGCGCCGCTATCTTTGTCAAACAAGTTCGGGAAGCATCCTCGAATTTTGGCTGGAAAAGCTACCTCGAGAAAGTTAACGAGGGTAAGCGTGCTAACACTGAGGCCGTTCTTACCATGACAAACCAAGCCTACCCAATATCTATGACCACCGCGATTTCATTTGCCGTAGACAACGCGATGTCATCTGACAAGGTTTTGTATCACGCATTCAGTTTCATTTCTCTCTGTGGTCAGCAACCATTAAACCTTGACCTTGTAATCAAGTACATACTGAATGTCGAGAGTGAAAACGATAGGAGCGGATTAGATGAATTTGCGGACGAAGATATCATTGGTTTGAGGATTCGAAAAAGCTCGCTGCTGTTACTTGAAGAAGACGAGAGTGGCGTCCACGTTCAAGTACATCAAATAGTGAGAAATGCCATCCAAACTAGAATCAAAAAGTTCTCCGAGGCTCAATATTTTCAAATCATTCATTGGGGTATTACATCATTTAATCAGTTTATAGATAAGAAAAATCTTGATGACGTAGACTCTATTTCTAATAGTTTTCAGCTGGTACCTCATTTGAAGTGCCTAATAACAGAAATTGAAGGTGTATTCAGTGTAGATGACTTATCTGAAGTCATGAAAAATACCAATTTAAGCGTGAAAGATTATCCAAATCATTTCGTTAGGTTTAGCACTATTTGTGCTCACCATGGCGACTTTGGTAGAGCCAAAAGCATTTGTAATTTGGCGCTAAAATTAATTCAGCATGGCAGTTTATTCGGTGCGGAACATTCCGCAGCAGTCTATTCTAAAATAGGCGATATCCATTACGAGAGGGGTGAGTTTCAAGAAGCAAAGCGTTATCATGAAATTTCCCTTAAAATTCGGCCACAAGACAACGACTCTGATGTCGAGAACTGGTACAATGACATGGCTCGTGTACTCCATAGTCTAGGTGACCTGGAGAAAGCAGAAAAGTACAATGAGCTCGCTCTCGATATTCGCCTAGATAAGTTGGGAcctcagcatatcgatgttgCAACCAGTTGCAACAACATAGGCGCTGTAATCTCTGACCAAGGTAACCTGGAGCTAGCAAAGGAGTATTATGAGTGCGCTCTTGCTATTCAGCTGCAAAATCAGGAAACCCATCAAATTGATCTTGCAATCACTTATAATAACTTAGCTTCCGTACTCCATAAGCAAGGTCACCTGAAGCAAGCAAAGGAGTATTGTGAGTGCGCTCTTGCTATAGGTTTTCAAAAGTTGGGATCTCAACATTATGGTATCGCAATTGGTTATGATACCTTAGCCGGTATACTCCGTGAACAAGGTGACCTGgagcaagcaaaagaatattttaaggaTGCTCTTGCTATTCGCCAAAAAATGCTGGGATCTAAGCATATCGCTGTCGCATacagttacaacaacataggCAGTGTACTCCGTGACCAAGGTAACCTGGAGCAAGCAAAGGAGTATCATGAGCACGCTCTTGCTATTTTGCTTCAAAAGCTGGGAACTGAGCATGTCGATGTCGCAATCAATTACAACAACATAGGAATTTTACTCTTTGAGCAAGGTGACCTGGAGCAAGCAAAAGAGTATCTTGAGGAAGCTCTTGCTATTCGCCTAAAAGTGCTGGGATCTCAAGATCTTCATGTCGCCGATTCGTATTACAACTTGGCTGTTGTGCTCCGTGACCAAGGTGAGCTGGAGCAGGCAAAGAAGTATTTTGATCTTGCGTTGGCCATCTATTTGATTCGCCTTGGTCCTCAACATTCTAGTGTTACTACTGTTCAGcgacacttttttttttgtttttttttttgtttgtttgtttgtttttttccaaaCTGA